One window of Paenibacillus albicereus genomic DNA carries:
- a CDS encoding aminotransferase class V-fold PLP-dependent enzyme gives MTAEQPLIYLDHAATSWPKPEEVVSAVLEAMRQGAANPGRGSHRMAVQSGRVLFEARKSLAKLFRIANPNDIALTANTTQGLNLAIKGLLKPGDHVVATAVEHNSVRRPLEFLKGALGIAVTYVETAADGSLDASRVREALRPETALIVATHSSNLLGSILPVGDIGGIARASGVPFLVDAAQSAGVLELDVEAMGIDLLAFPGHKALLGPQGTGGLYIHPRLDPMPLLHGGTGSQSEAADQPTVRPDRYEAGTPNTPGNAGLAAGVRLVLERTPQAIHARETELIGRIMDGLAAVGGVRLLGPGPGRPRTGICAFTMEGVEASELSFILDQHYGIAVRAGYHCTPLAHRSAGTAESGAVRASVGFSTTDDEADALVQAMREIRTHYPL, from the coding sequence ATGACGGCAGAGCAGCCCTTGATCTATCTGGATCATGCCGCGACCTCCTGGCCCAAGCCGGAAGAGGTGGTGTCGGCCGTGCTGGAGGCGATGCGCCAAGGCGCGGCCAATCCGGGCCGAGGCAGCCATCGCATGGCGGTGCAGTCGGGCAGAGTGCTGTTCGAGGCGCGAAAAAGCCTGGCCAAGCTGTTCCGGATCGCGAACCCGAACGATATCGCTCTGACAGCGAATACGACACAGGGGCTCAATCTCGCGATCAAAGGGCTGCTGAAGCCTGGCGATCATGTCGTGGCGACGGCGGTGGAGCATAACTCCGTCCGCAGGCCGCTGGAGTTTTTGAAGGGCGCGCTAGGCATCGCCGTCACGTATGTCGAGACGGCGGCGGACGGCAGCCTGGATGCGTCCCGGGTAAGGGAAGCGCTGCGGCCGGAGACGGCGCTGATCGTCGCCACGCACAGCTCCAACCTGCTCGGCTCTATTTTGCCGGTTGGCGACATCGGCGGCATCGCGCGCGCCAGCGGCGTGCCTTTCCTGGTCGACGCGGCTCAATCCGCCGGCGTGCTTGAGCTCGACGTCGAGGCGATGGGCATCGATCTGCTCGCCTTTCCCGGGCACAAGGCTCTGCTGGGACCTCAAGGAACCGGCGGCCTGTATATCCACCCGAGACTCGACCCGATGCCGCTTCTTCACGGCGGCACCGGCAGCCAATCGGAAGCGGCCGACCAGCCTACGGTGCGGCCGGACCGCTATGAGGCGGGAACGCCGAACACTCCCGGCAACGCGGGTCTGGCTGCGGGCGTCCGTCTCGTGCTGGAGCGCACGCCGCAGGCGATTCATGCCCGCGAGACGGAGCTGATCGGCCGTATCATGGACGGGCTGGCAGCCGTCGGCGGCGTTCGGCTGCTCGGACCGGGGCCCGGCCGGCCGCGGACGGGCATCTGCGCGTTCACGATGGAAGGCGTCGAGGCATCGGAGCTGAGCTTCATTCTGGATCAGCATTACGGCATCGCGGTCCGGGCAGGCTATCATTGCACCCCGCTGGCTCATCGCAGCGCCGGGACGGCGGAGAGCGGCGCCGTCCGGGCGAGCGTCGGCTTCTCCACGACGGACGATGAGGCAGATGCGCTCGTGCAGGCGATGCGCGAGATTCGGACCCATTATCCCCTGTAG
- a CDS encoding ParB/RepB/Spo0J family partition protein → MSKRLGRGLDALIPSLSIQEDDKVVEIDLKQLRPNPYQPRLTFHDESIHELAESIRQHGVIQPILVRSVLKGYEIIAGERRYRASQLCGLKTIPAVIRSFTDQQTMEIALIENLQREDLNAIDLAAAYQAIMDKFDLTQEELSLKVGKSRSHIANFLRLLTLPPEIKGNVSRGTLSMGHARALVGIKEDKLRKELAKQAIESEWSVRELEQAIQELERKQPEPAPKIKAVKRDAYLEALEESLRERFQTSVKIKASRERGKIELAYYNKQDLERILDLLKL, encoded by the coding sequence ATGAGCAAGCGGCTAGGTAGAGGTCTGGATGCGCTCATTCCCTCCCTTTCGATTCAAGAGGATGACAAGGTCGTCGAGATCGATCTCAAGCAGCTGAGGCCGAATCCGTATCAGCCTCGCTTGACGTTCCATGACGAATCCATTCATGAACTGGCCGAATCGATCCGTCAGCACGGGGTCATCCAGCCGATTCTCGTCCGTTCCGTGCTCAAGGGATACGAAATTATCGCGGGCGAACGGCGATACCGGGCTTCGCAGCTATGCGGGCTCAAAACGATTCCGGCCGTCATCCGCAGCTTCACGGATCAGCAGACGATGGAGATCGCGCTGATCGAGAACCTGCAGCGGGAGGATCTTAACGCGATCGATCTCGCAGCGGCTTATCAAGCGATCATGGACAAGTTCGACCTCACGCAGGAGGAGCTGTCGCTCAAGGTCGGCAAATCCCGCTCCCATATCGCCAACTTCCTGCGCCTGCTTACCCTGCCTCCGGAAATCAAGGGAAATGTTTCACGTGGAACACTGTCCATGGGCCATGCCCGAGCCCTTGTCGGCATCAAGGAGGACAAGCTTCGCAAGGAGCTGGCCAAGCAGGCGATCGAAAGCGAGTGGAGCGTGCGCGAGCTGGAGCAGGCGATTCAGGAGCTGGAACGCAAGCAGCCGGAGCCGGCGCCAAAAATCAAGGCCGTCAAGCGAGATGCCTATCTGGAGGCGCTGGAGGAAAGCCTGCGGGAGCGGTTCCAGACTTCGGTCAAGATCAAAGCCTCGCGAGAACGGGGCAAGATCGAGCTCGCGTATTACAACAAGCAGGATCTGGAACGGATTCTGGATCTTTTGAAGCTCTAA
- the noc gene encoding nucleoid occlusion protein, whose translation MKEQFSRLFGLSDPKAVQDEVKQIPIASIDTSPYQPRTIFDDDRIEELSQTIRTHGVIQPIVVRIREDRYEIIAGERRWRAVSKLGLETIPAIVRDFNDSQAASIALIENLQREGLSAIEEAVAYQKLIDLHSLTQESLAQRLGKSQSTIANKIRLLGLSEPVKAALTERKITERHARSLLALDSEELQQKVLEDVLGKELNVKQTEARVAFYKEATKAKKAKRISFTKDVRLALNTIRQSIDMVSGSGLQIKTDEKDFEDHYEIVIQIPKR comes from the coding sequence ATGAAGGAACAATTTTCCCGGCTGTTCGGGCTGTCCGACCCGAAAGCTGTTCAAGATGAAGTGAAGCAGATTCCCATCGCCAGCATCGATACGAGTCCGTATCAGCCGCGTACGATATTCGATGACGACCGGATCGAGGAGCTCAGCCAGACGATCCGCACGCATGGCGTCATTCAGCCGATCGTCGTCCGCATTCGGGAGGACCGCTACGAGATCATTGCGGGCGAGCGTCGCTGGCGGGCCGTCAGCAAGCTCGGGCTAGAAACGATTCCGGCCATCGTGCGAGACTTCAACGACTCGCAAGCCGCGTCGATCGCATTGATCGAGAATCTGCAGCGCGAAGGACTGAGCGCGATCGAGGAAGCGGTCGCTTATCAGAAGCTGATTGACTTGCACAGCCTGACGCAGGAAAGTCTGGCGCAGAGGCTCGGCAAGAGCCAGTCCACCATCGCCAACAAGATCCGCCTGCTCGGTCTCAGCGAGCCGGTCAAGGCGGCGCTTACGGAACGCAAGATTACGGAGCGGCATGCCCGCTCGCTGCTCGCGCTGGACTCGGAGGAGCTGCAGCAAAAGGTGCTTGAGGACGTGCTCGGCAAGGAGCTGAACGTCAAGCAGACGGAAGCAAGAGTCGCCTTTTACAAGGAAGCGACGAAGGCGAAAAAAGCGAAGCGCATTTCCTTCACGAAGGATGTGCGGCTTGCGCTGAATACGATTCGTCAATCCATTGACATGGTGTCCGGCTCCGGCCTGCAGATCAAGACCGACGAGAAGGACTTCGAGGACCACTACGAAATCGTCATTCAAATTCCCAAACGCTGA
- the rsmG gene encoding 16S rRNA (guanine(527)-N(7))-methyltransferase RsmG yields MDKVIDTFAGRLLERGIPLSPRQLEQFQRYYELLVDWNERMNLTGITERGAVFEKHFYDSVTLAFYADLSSADNLADIGSGAGFPSLPLKICFPQLHVTIVDSLAKRITFLQHVCEDLGLEGVQCVHGRAEDIGRRPEHRDRYGIVTARAVARLAGLSELCLPFARKGGLFAAMKGADPQEELEEAKHAIRELRGRIDRVETLRLPEEQSERAIILIRKTDATPKAYPRKAGVPLKQPLLHSRG; encoded by the coding sequence ATGGACAAGGTGATCGATACGTTCGCCGGCCGGCTGCTGGAGCGGGGCATCCCGCTCTCTCCTCGCCAGTTGGAGCAGTTCCAACGGTACTACGAGCTGCTCGTCGACTGGAACGAACGGATGAACCTGACGGGAATCACGGAGCGCGGAGCCGTATTCGAAAAGCATTTCTACGATTCCGTCACGCTCGCTTTCTACGCCGACTTGTCGTCGGCGGACAATCTCGCCGATATCGGTTCCGGGGCAGGCTTTCCGAGCCTGCCGCTGAAGATTTGCTTCCCGCAGCTGCATGTGACGATCGTCGACTCGCTGGCCAAGCGGATCACGTTCCTTCAGCATGTATGCGAGGATCTCGGACTGGAGGGCGTGCAATGCGTCCACGGCCGGGCCGAAGACATCGGGCGTCGTCCGGAGCATCGGGACCGCTATGGCATCGTGACGGCGCGCGCGGTCGCGCGCTTGGCGGGACTTAGCGAGCTGTGCCTGCCGTTCGCGCGCAAAGGCGGCCTGTTCGCGGCGATGAAGGGTGCGGACCCGCAGGAGGAGCTCGAAGAGGCGAAGCATGCCATCCGCGAGCTGCGCGGCCGGATCGACCGCGTGGAGACGCTGCGCCTGCCGGAGGAGCAGTCGGAGCGGGCCATCATCTTGATCCGCAAGACGGACGCTACGCCGAAGGCTTATCCCCGCAAAGCGGGCGTGCCGCTGAAGCAGCCTCTGCTCCATTCGCGCGGATGA
- a CDS encoding ParA family protein has product MSKIIAITNQKGGVGKTTTSVNLGACLASLGKRVLLVDIDPQGNTTSGVGISKADVENSIYDVLINEVDPHEAVAQTAVPNLSIIPATIQLAGAEIELVPTISREVRLKKSLAQLRGEYDYILIDCPPSLGILTINSLTAADSVIIPIQCEYYALEGLSQLLNTVRLVQKHLNTSLQIEGVLLTMFDARTNLGIQVIEEVKKYFQQKVYQTIIPRNVRLSEAPSHGQAIITYDPRSKGAEVYLELAKEVIQYEQAAR; this is encoded by the coding sequence TTGTCCAAAATAATCGCCATAACGAACCAGAAGGGCGGCGTCGGGAAGACGACGACATCCGTCAATCTGGGGGCATGCCTCGCTTCCCTCGGAAAGCGGGTGCTGCTGGTCGATATCGACCCGCAAGGCAATACGACCAGCGGCGTCGGCATCAGCAAGGCCGACGTGGAGAACAGCATTTATGACGTCTTGATTAACGAAGTCGATCCGCATGAAGCGGTAGCGCAGACGGCGGTGCCGAATTTGAGCATCATTCCGGCCACGATTCAGCTGGCGGGAGCCGAGATCGAGCTCGTCCCGACGATATCGAGGGAGGTTCGGCTTAAAAAATCGCTTGCTCAGCTGCGCGGCGAATACGACTACATCCTGATCGATTGCCCGCCGTCGCTCGGCATCTTGACGATCAATTCGCTGACGGCTGCGGATTCGGTCATCATCCCAATTCAATGCGAGTATTACGCCCTCGAGGGGCTGAGCCAGCTGCTCAATACGGTGCGGCTCGTGCAAAAGCATCTCAATACGTCGCTGCAAATCGAAGGCGTGCTGCTCACGATGTTCGATGCCCGCACGAATCTAGGCATCCAGGTCATCGAGGAAGTGAAGAAGTATTTTCAGCAGAAGGTCTATCAGACCATTATCCCGCGAAACGTGCGCTTGAGCGAGGCGCCGTCGCATGGCCAAGCCATCATTACGTACGATCCTCGTTCCAAAGGCGCCGAAGTTTATCTCGAACTGGCGAAGGAAGTGATTCAATATGAGCAAGCGGCTAGGTAG
- a CDS encoding DUF3343 domain-containing protein, producing MLIAFDSTQQALRTEMLLEYAEIEIDIRPTPKTITAGCALSIEFPEEELERVRMILKEQSVDIRGIFRETPGGYEPV from the coding sequence ATGCTCATTGCCTTTGATTCGACGCAGCAGGCGCTGCGGACGGAAATGCTGCTCGAATACGCCGAAATCGAAATCGACATCCGGCCGACGCCGAAGACGATAACCGCCGGCTGCGCGCTGTCGATCGAATTTCCGGAAGAAGAGCTGGAGCGCGTCCGGATGATCCTGAAGGAACAGTCCGTCGATATCCGCGGCATTTTCCGCGAGACGCCGGGCGGCTACGAACCGGTCTGA
- a CDS encoding DUF4446 family protein: MNDWIESWTEEPFYGIAIGLLALVLLLLIVWIAAIGRRLKKLRRQYVQVMGQTGVTNLEEVIVGLRLSLDEQEERLGRFDRQLAEFGQLLREMKGKVGVVRYNAFSNQGSDMSFSVAIIDEAGSGVVLTGLHGRDETYMYAKPLEQGGSSYPLTPEEQQAITLALPHASDKAGSRG; this comes from the coding sequence ATGAATGATTGGATCGAGTCGTGGACAGAAGAGCCTTTTTACGGCATCGCGATCGGCCTGCTGGCGCTGGTCCTGCTGCTGCTGATCGTCTGGATCGCGGCGATCGGCCGCAGACTGAAGAAGCTGCGGCGGCAATATGTGCAGGTGATGGGGCAGACGGGCGTAACCAATTTGGAGGAAGTCATCGTCGGCCTGCGGCTATCGCTGGACGAGCAGGAGGAGCGGCTGGGCCGGTTCGATCGGCAGCTGGCCGAGTTCGGACAGCTGCTTCGGGAGATGAAGGGCAAGGTGGGAGTCGTACGCTACAATGCGTTCTCCAATCAGGGGAGCGACATGAGCTTTTCGGTGGCGATCATCGACGAGGCCGGCTCCGGCGTCGTGCTGACCGGGCTGCATGGACGGGACGAGACCTACATGTACGCCAAGCCGCTGGAGCAAGGAGGCTCGTCCTATCCGTTGACGCCGGAGGAGCAGCAAGCGATCACTCTTGCGTTGCCGCATGCATCGGATAAGGCCGGCAGTCGCGGATAG
- the yyaC gene encoding spore protease YyaC — protein sequence MKRPAAMHEVPLKVPHTDPGASQQLASRLLLHLLHVPADRRIAVVCIGTDRSTGDALGPIIGSRLDKLRGSRFELYGTLDEPVHAMNLEHTLQDIQRADSKPFVIGIDACLGQLSSVGCIQLGNGPVRPGAGVNKELPPVGDIHMTGIVNVGGFMEYFVLQNTRLNLVMRMAELMADTLALAIRDCRPYPMHAATQE from the coding sequence ATGAAACGTCCTGCTGCCATGCATGAAGTCCCGCTCAAGGTGCCGCATACCGACCCCGGCGCCTCCCAGCAGCTGGCAAGCCGGCTGCTGCTGCATCTGCTGCACGTGCCGGCGGATCGCCGCATCGCCGTCGTCTGCATCGGCACCGACCGCTCGACCGGCGACGCGCTCGGACCGATCATCGGCTCCAGGCTGGACAAGCTGCGCGGCTCCCGGTTCGAGCTGTACGGTACGCTGGACGAGCCCGTCCATGCGATGAACCTGGAACACACCTTGCAGGACATCCAGCGAGCGGATTCCAAGCCGTTCGTCATCGGCATCGATGCTTGTCTCGGCCAGCTGAGCAGCGTCGGCTGCATCCAGCTCGGCAACGGTCCGGTACGCCCTGGCGCTGGCGTCAACAAAGAGCTTCCTCCCGTTGGGGATATCCATATGACCGGCATCGTGAATGTCGGCGGCTTCATGGAATACTTCGTCCTGCAAAATACGAGGCTCAACCTCGTCATGCGCATGGCCGAGCTGATGGCCGATACGCTCGCTCTCGCTATCCGCGACTGCCGGCCTTATCCGATGCATGCGGCAACGCAAGAGTGA